Genomic window (Enterobacteriaceae bacterium 4M9):
GCCACGTGACAACACCACCCGCCATTGCCCATGCGGGGAGCCAACCCCACTCAGGCTTGTTAATCAACAATAATGTACCGCTCAATATCAGCGTCGCCCCAATGCCCAGCAAATAGCGAGACTGCCCCTGCCTGGCACGGCTGACCTGAATATCCCGGGCGATTTTATCAACACTGAGCTGTAATTGCTTGCCCTGGCGCAAACTGTCGTACACCAGTTCCGGTAACTGAGGCATTTTTTCCACCCAGAACGGCGCTTTTTCTTTTAGCGAGCGCACCAGCGCCGGTAGCCCAACCTGATCTTTAATCCAGGACTCCAGAAACGGCTTGGCGGTTTTCCACAAATCCAGCTGGGGATAAAGCTGGCGACCCACGCCTTCCACATACAAGAGCGTCTTTTGCAGCAACACCAGCTGCGGCTGTACTTCCATATTGAAGCGGCGCGCGGTATTAAACAGGTTCAACAGCACATGACCAAACGATATTTCCGACAGCGGCTTTTCAAAAATAGGCTCGCATACGGTACGAATGGCAAACTCAAAATCTTCAACGTTGGTGTCAGGCGGTACCCAGCCTGAGTCCACGTGCAGCTCAGCGACCTTACGGTAATCGCGATTAAAGAACGCGATAAAGTTTTCTGCCAGGTAGCGCTTATCCTCTTTATTAAGCGACCCGACAATACCGCAATCAATACCTATATATTGCGGGTCTTCAGGATGATCGTAGCTGACAAATATGTTGCCGGGGTGCATATCGGCATGAAAAAAGCTGTCGCGAAACACCTGCGTGAAGAAAACCTGCACGCCGCGCTCGGCCAGAAGCTGCATATTGGTGCCGTTTTTCTCAAGCGCCGCTACGTCAGATACCGGAATACCGTAGATGCGCTCCATTACCATCATGTTCTGACTACAGTAGTCTGAGAAAACCTCGGGGACATACAGCATCGGGCTGTTTTCAAAGTTACGGCGCAGTTGAATAGCATTCGCTGACTCACGCAGCAAATTCAGCTCATCAATCAGCGTTTTTTCATACTCGCGCACCACTTCCACCGGGCGCAGACGGCGACCGTCAGGCAACAGGCGCGGTACCCAGCCAGCAAGGCGATAAATCAGGCGCATGTCGGCTTTGATAATCGGCAGAATGTCCGGGCGAATGACCTTAATCACCACCTCTTTGCCGCTCTCTTTAAGACGCGCGGTGTGTACCTGGGCAATAGAGGCAGACGCCAGTGGCTCAATGGCAAAATCATCAAACCAGCTTTCAACGGGAATGCCACCCATCGCTTTTTCAATCTGCTGCTTTGCCAACGCGCCGTCGAACGGTGCGACACGGTCCTGCAACATCGCCAGCTGATCGGCAATCTGCGGTGGGAACAGGTCACGTCGGGTTGATAACATCTGCCCGAACTTGATCCACACGGGCCCCAACTGCTGTAGTGCAAGACGCAGACGCTCGCCAAGCAGCTTGTCTTTATGACGGTTCGGCATCCAGAACAGCATGCGCCGCCCTATGCGCAGCGGCAGCGTAATGCGCATTTTGGGGATAAGCTCATCAAGCCCGTAGGCTAAAAACGTCCTGATGATGAAATAGAGGCGCCGTAATTCTCCTGGCGTCATTTATCCTCCAGCCTGTCTAACCGTTTCGCAACCTGTTCAACCTCACGCGCCAGCGCCTCGGTTTCGTCTACAAACCATGCCACTTCCAGCGGGCCTGGCGCCAGACGCCACTCTTCGGTCAGCGCCTCAGCAAGATACTGCTGGTTGCGGGCAAGGCGCTTTTTCAGAAAGCGGCTACCACCGCGCAGCAGTTTGCCAAGGCTTTCAGCGGCGATATCACCAATATAAGGAGCGAGCAGTTCAGCGGGATCCAGTTCAGCCATGTCGATCAGGGCGACAAAATTCTGTACCACCTGAAGATCGCCCTGTACTTCAAGCTCGCCGCTTTTGATAAGTCTGGTCAACTGTTGCCTGTCGCGCAGCTTTGCCAGCGTGCTCAGGCGCGCTGTCACCGTGCAGTCGGCGTCATCTTCACGCGCGCCGAGCACATCTATCTGCTGCTCGCTGAACACCAGCGCCAGCGGCGAGTTGAACTCCGGCAATGACACTTTCAGCACCTTGCCTTTAAGGCGCTGGCGCTGCGATTTCAGCGCATCATCACGCCAGAGAAAGGTGTTGAGGATCTTTTCCGCGGTGGCGGTAATCAGAGGCGTCATTGGCACAGGCACGTCCTCAGAATTTAAAACCGCGATGTAGGGCAACAATGCCCGCCGTCAGGTTGTAGTAAGAGGTATTTTCGAAGCCCGCCTCTTCCATCATGCCCTTGAGCGTGTCCTGATCCGGATGCATGCGGATGGATTCGGCCAGGTAGCGGTAGCTCTCGGCATCCTGTGCCACCACTTCACCAATGCGCGGTAAGATATGGAATGAGTATGCGTCGTAGGCTTTGCTGAGCGGTTCAATAATCGGTTTGGAAAACTCCAGCACCAGTAGGCGACCGCCGGGCTTGAGCACGCGGAACATAGAGCGCAGTGCTTTCTCTTTGTCGGTTACGTTACGCAGGCCAAATGAGATAGTGATGCAGTCAAAGGAGTTATCCGGGAAGGGCAGCGCTTCGGCGTTAGCCTGTACGTAGCTAACGTTGCCCACCACGCCGATGTTGCGCAGCTTCTCGCGCCCCATTTTCAGCATGGAGGCGTTGATATCTGCCAGCACCACTTCGCCGGTTTCGCCCACCAGACGCGAGAATTTTGCCGTCAGGTCGCCAGTGCCACCCGCCAGGTCCAGTACACGCTGGCCACGGCGCACGCCGCTGCAGTCGATGGTGAAGCGCTTCCACAAACGATGAATGCCAAACGACATCAGGTCGTTCATGACGTCATATTTCGCTGCGACAGAATGAAAAACCTGCGCCACCATGTCGGCTTTCTGCTCTTTGGCGACAGTCCGAAAGCCAAAGTGCGTCGTTTCCTGTGAATCTTCAACCATCTCAGTGCCTGCTCATCAATAAATTGTTCGGGAAGTGTAACAGATTGGGTTCAATTGCCCTACGTTTCACCCAGCCTGGAATATGTTGCTCGTGAGCCGGTAAGCGCTCAACCAGCAGATAATCGGTGTAAGGTTAAGCATAGCAATATGCTCCTCAGCCCTCATTTGCCTGACGCCTCGGCCCATCGTGAAGGTGCGGCCAGTCTGCCTCTTGTGAACCCAACTGCGGCGCGCTGTCGTCATGGCTCTGGCGCGCACTACCGGCAACATCCGGGTTAATCTCGCGCTTCACTTCCACACCGAGATCGCGAAACGCCTCTGCCTGCGCCAGCATGTTGCCGCGCCCGCTCGCCAGCTTTTTCATCGCCTGCCGGTAGTTGTCCTGCGCTCTGTCCAGGCCCTGGCCAATGGACGACATATCATCAACAAAGAGGCGCATCTTGTCATAGAGGCGCCCTGCACGTTCGGCAATTTGTTGCGCATTGCGGCTCTGGTGTTCGTAACGCCACAAATTGGCAATGGTACGCAGCGCCACCAGCAGCGTGGTGGGGCTGACCAGCATAATGTTGTGCTGCAACGCCTCG
Coding sequences:
- the ubiB gene encoding ubiquinone biosynthesis regulatory protein kinase UbiB, with amino-acid sequence MTPGELRRLYFIIRTFLAYGLDELIPKMRITLPLRIGRRMLFWMPNRHKDKLLGERLRLALQQLGPVWIKFGQMLSTRRDLFPPQIADQLAMLQDRVAPFDGALAKQQIEKAMGGIPVESWFDDFAIEPLASASIAQVHTARLKESGKEVVIKVIRPDILPIIKADMRLIYRLAGWVPRLLPDGRRLRPVEVVREYEKTLIDELNLLRESANAIQLRRNFENSPMLYVPEVFSDYCSQNMMVMERIYGIPVSDVAALEKNGTNMQLLAERGVQVFFTQVFRDSFFHADMHPGNIFVSYDHPEDPQYIGIDCGIVGSLNKEDKRYLAENFIAFFNRDYRKVAELHVDSGWVPPDTNVEDFEFAIRTVCEPIFEKPLSEISFGHVLLNLFNTARRFNMEVQPQLVLLQKTLLYVEGVGRQLYPQLDLWKTAKPFLESWIKDQVGLPALVRSLKEKAPFWVEKMPQLPELVYDSLRQGKQLQLSVDKIARDIQVSRARQGQSRYLLGIGATLILSGTLLLINKPEWGWLPAWAMAGGVVTWLIGWCRTA
- a CDS encoding SCP2 domain-containing protein, with amino-acid sequence MPMTPLITATAEKILNTFLWRDDALKSQRQRLKGKVLKVSLPEFNSPLALVFSEQQIDVLGAREDDADCTVTARLSTLAKLRDRQQLTRLIKSGELEVQGDLQVVQNFVALIDMAELDPAELLAPYIGDIAAESLGKLLRGGSRFLKKRLARNQQYLAEALTEEWRLAPGPLEVAWFVDETEALAREVEQVAKRLDRLEDK
- the ubiE gene encoding bifunctional demethylmenaquinone methyltransferase/2-methoxy-6-polyprenyl-1,4-benzoquinol methylase UbiE, which gives rise to MVEDSQETTHFGFRTVAKEQKADMVAQVFHSVAAKYDVMNDLMSFGIHRLWKRFTIDCSGVRRGQRVLDLAGGTGDLTAKFSRLVGETGEVVLADINASMLKMGREKLRNIGVVGNVSYVQANAEALPFPDNSFDCITISFGLRNVTDKEKALRSMFRVLKPGGRLLVLEFSKPIIEPLSKAYDAYSFHILPRIGEVVAQDAESYRYLAESIRMHPDQDTLKGMMEEAGFENTSYYNLTAGIVALHRGFKF